The Desertifilum tharense IPPAS B-1220 genome includes a region encoding these proteins:
- a CDS encoding HNH endonuclease has translation MYCELCQRQLERLTLHHLIPRQKTKRKNEPPSATIEICSACHRQIHSLFDNQHLAKELNTLEKLQQEPQMAKFLQWVRKQKPNKRIPVNPAKG, from the coding sequence ATGTACTGCGAACTCTGCCAACGACAACTCGAACGGCTAACGCTTCACCACCTCATTCCTCGACAAAAGACCAAGCGGAAAAACGAGCCACCTAGCGCCACTATTGAGATTTGTTCGGCTTGTCACCGTCAAATCCATTCCCTATTTGATAACCAACACCTGGCAAAAGAGCTGAATACGCTAGAAAAGCTGCAACAAGAACCCCAAATGGCAAAATTTTTGCAGTGGGTGAGGAAGCAAAAACCCAACAAACGCATCCCAGTTAATCCAGCCAAGGGATAG
- a CDS encoding metal ABC transporter solute-binding protein, Zn/Mn family translates to MLNSLRRITQLAALSFALTILSYTQISQGQTRPKVVATHSILCDLAEQIAQTTIDLTCLIEAGVDPHVYQSTPSDRRAIEDAQLILYNGYNFEPSIIRLMRVSRNSSPRVAVAEKAVPNPIMTDEHHHHHHHHHHHHHHHEEESNGLAPDPHIWHNAQHGVAMARVIRDSLKELSPQQAELYNRNTEQILRQLEELHVWIERQVNTIPVNQRTLVTTHDALGYFGETYGLQIQSALRSVSTEARPSAARIREVVNQIRSARIPTIFAETTSNPRLMAAIAREANVQLAERSLYADSLGASGSEATTYQRMLITNTCAIVNGLGGNCNLTEAQAVIQP, encoded by the coding sequence ATGCTCAACTCTTTGCGGCGAATTACTCAACTAGCAGCACTTTCCTTTGCCCTGACCATTCTCAGCTATACCCAAATCAGCCAAGGACAAACCCGGCCAAAAGTTGTGGCAACCCACAGTATTCTCTGCGATCTTGCCGAACAGATTGCCCAAACAACCATCGACCTGACCTGTTTAATTGAAGCCGGAGTTGACCCCCACGTTTATCAATCTACTCCATCCGATCGCCGAGCCATCGAAGACGCTCAACTAATTCTCTACAACGGGTATAACTTTGAACCCTCCATCATTCGCCTGATGCGAGTCTCGCGGAATTCATCGCCTAGAGTTGCAGTGGCTGAAAAAGCCGTTCCCAATCCCATCATGACGGACGAGCATCACCACCACCATCACCACCATCATCACCACCACCATCATCACGAGGAAGAATCTAACGGTTTAGCACCCGATCCGCATATTTGGCACAATGCCCAACATGGGGTGGCGATGGCGCGAGTTATTCGGGATAGCCTAAAAGAACTTTCACCTCAACAAGCCGAACTTTATAACCGCAACACCGAACAAATTCTGCGCCAGCTTGAAGAATTGCACGTTTGGATCGAACGCCAAGTTAATACAATTCCCGTCAACCAACGCACCCTAGTCACCACCCATGATGCGCTGGGATATTTTGGAGAGACCTACGGCTTGCAGATTCAATCGGCACTACGCAGTGTCAGCACAGAAGCCAGACCCTCAGCGGCACGCATCCGGGAAGTGGTCAATCAAATTCGGTCGGCGAGAATTCCCACAATTTTTGCAGAAACTACCAGCAACCCTCGCTTAATGGCAGCGATCGCAAGAGAAGCAAACGTGCAGCTAGCCGAACGTTCGCTGTATGCCGATAGTTTAGGCGCTTCTGGCAGCGAGGCCACGACCTATCAGCGGATGCTCATTACCAATACCTGCGCGATTGTCAATGGTTTGGGAGGTAATTGTAATTTAACTGAGGCACAAGCTGTTATACAACCATGA